The bacterium genome has a segment encoding these proteins:
- a CDS encoding alpha/beta hydrolase family protein yields the protein MTRNLDPNRMFVEMAMRHRPQYRFDGSTKSDFDAWRVQARPAVLACLGDFPEPVPPHAELIVEWTERGLRMQRWVIDVHPYLAATVLVNIPGDLKTGEKRPAILCWHGHGRFGKDPVMGDRRAPELENDIQRMNYDYGFQMAKAGFVTYALDWIGAGEHDPERKPNFSNVGAGQDWCNLLYLHATMFGTTSIAINVQLGRMATDFVCTLPEVDDTRLGVMGLSGGGTMTTWSYFCDDRFRAAEIICYCDLFEAIGPRDINYCGMQVAPGLYKLVNLPDLQGLLAPKPLLMDIGLRDQCFLIETALPAFRQVERIYQAANAADKLELDLHPNEHGWGGNKSVAFFGKHLSI from the coding sequence ATGACACGTAATCTCGATCCCAACCGGATGTTTGTGGAGATGGCGATGCGCCATCGGCCACAGTATCGCTTCGACGGCTCAACGAAGAGCGATTTTGATGCCTGGCGGGTCCAGGCGCGGCCGGCCGTGCTGGCCTGTCTCGGTGACTTTCCCGAACCTGTTCCTCCCCATGCTGAACTCATCGTGGAATGGACCGAACGCGGCCTGCGGATGCAGCGCTGGGTGATCGACGTCCATCCGTACCTCGCGGCGACAGTGCTTGTTAATATACCCGGCGACCTGAAGACCGGCGAGAAGAGGCCGGCGATCCTCTGCTGGCATGGGCATGGCCGCTTCGGCAAGGATCCGGTCATGGGGGACCGGCGCGCACCGGAGTTGGAAAACGATATCCAGCGCATGAATTACGATTACGGGTTCCAGATGGCGAAGGCGGGTTTCGTGACCTACGCGCTCGACTGGATCGGCGCCGGCGAACATGACCCCGAGCGCAAACCCAACTTCTCGAATGTCGGCGCCGGCCAGGACTGGTGCAATCTACTTTACCTTCACGCCACCATGTTCGGTACAACCTCAATCGCCATCAACGTACAACTTGGACGCATGGCCACGGATTTCGTCTGCACCCTGCCGGAAGTCGATGACACACGGCTGGGCGTCATGGGATTGAGTGGCGGCGGCACCATGACAACGTGGTCCTACTTCTGTGATGACCGTTTCCGCGCCGCGGAAATCATATGCTATTGCGACCTCTTTGAAGCCATCGGCCCGCGCGACATCAACTACTGCGGCATGCAGGTCGCTCCCGGTTTGTACAAACTGGTCAACCTGCCGGACCTGCAGGGCTTACTCGCGCCTAAACCGTTGCTGATGGATATCGGTCTGCGCGACCAATGCTTTCTAATCGAGACAGCATTGCCCGCTTTCAGGCAAGTCGAACGTATTTACCAGGCGGCGAATGCCGCCGACAAACTGGAACTTGACCTTCACCCCAATGAACACGGGTGGGGCGGCAACAAATCTGTGGCCTTTTTTGGAAAGCATCTTTCAATATGA
- a CDS encoding DUF4832 domain-containing protein: MMKTTGLISETQVLRNILELVRAMPELKAALPEGCEQVSFWRRHLNRSAATRRLMLVLRELPAFNERAPKHRTPAAWRALFGEGYGGVALTVLREVITLSNHKPAKRPPIRCWRDAYGPNEKIQRIRPVESDAWLPNPHRGTTTFQRFQGDPLFAAWNWSDTHGPMDFPSVKSVADNQKYIPRTTLSYCRWPWAWLEPVKGKFRWDIVDAALRTAHKRGQTLQLRFEPYTSRVDYEKTPSVSKRHPPLRSVNMPDWYWDTGARWIRKGPNAANEPNCNDPLYIRHFSDFICAFAKRYDGHADLESVDIAYAGFWGESGGNTTPATAAKLVDVYLRYFKNTQLISMLGTPGCKQAQRRTAGSSRHIGWRADCFGDLRKADVPDVPFGMGWNHTYDLYPKEIEQCGLRDVWQQAPVTMETCGNVPTWFMHGYNLDTVIREGYRYHTSVFMPKSAFFPTEWREKLEEFDKKIGYRFVLRQILLPLAVRRGERFTIECFIDNVGCAPIYRPYRLALRLRQAGRAQIIPLKQDIRGWLPGHRWFSEALVLPGRLKPGEANVDLAIIGDDSRPRVWFAIESEQEDNWHALTSIEVAI, from the coding sequence ATGATGAAAACAACTGGTCTGATCAGTGAAACTCAAGTATTGCGTAACATTCTCGAACTCGTGCGCGCAATGCCGGAATTGAAGGCGGCACTGCCGGAGGGTTGTGAACAGGTATCGTTCTGGCGCAGGCATTTGAACCGCAGTGCTGCCACCCGGCGCCTCATGCTCGTGCTGCGGGAGTTACCCGCTTTCAACGAACGCGCGCCCAAACACCGCACGCCCGCCGCCTGGCGGGCGCTATTCGGCGAAGGATACGGCGGTGTGGCCCTCACCGTGCTACGCGAAGTCATCACCCTGTCGAATCACAAACCCGCCAAGCGGCCGCCGATCCGGTGCTGGCGTGATGCCTACGGGCCGAATGAAAAGATCCAGCGTATCCGCCCGGTCGAATCCGACGCCTGGCTGCCCAATCCCCACCGCGGCACCACGACGTTCCAGCGCTTTCAGGGCGACCCGCTTTTTGCGGCGTGGAACTGGAGCGATACGCATGGTCCCATGGATTTTCCTTCCGTCAAGTCAGTTGCTGACAACCAAAAATATATTCCGCGGACGACACTCAGTTATTGCCGCTGGCCTTGGGCCTGGCTCGAGCCCGTCAAGGGTAAATTTCGCTGGGATATTGTGGATGCCGCCTTAAGGACCGCGCATAAGCGCGGTCAAACCTTGCAACTTCGTTTCGAACCCTACACCTCTCGCGTGGATTACGAAAAAACACCCTCCGTCTCGAAACGTCACCCCCCCCTGCGCTCCGTCAACATGCCAGACTGGTACTGGGATACCGGTGCGCGCTGGATCCGCAAAGGTCCGAATGCCGCCAATGAACCGAACTGCAACGATCCGCTTTATATCCGGCATTTCAGCGATTTCATTTGTGCCTTTGCGAAACGCTATGACGGTCATGCGGACTTGGAGAGTGTGGACATCGCCTACGCCGGGTTCTGGGGCGAGTCGGGCGGCAACACAACTCCTGCCACGGCGGCTAAGCTGGTGGATGTTTATCTGCGTTATTTTAAAAACACTCAACTGATATCGATGCTTGGCACGCCAGGCTGCAAGCAGGCACAAAGGCGCACGGCGGGTTCATCCCGACACATTGGCTGGCGTGCGGATTGCTTCGGTGACCTGCGTAAGGCTGATGTGCCGGATGTGCCGTTCGGCATGGGGTGGAACCACACGTACGATTTATATCCCAAGGAGATCGAGCAGTGTGGCCTACGTGATGTCTGGCAGCAGGCTCCTGTCACAATGGAAACATGCGGGAACGTGCCCACCTGGTTCATGCATGGCTATAACTTGGACACCGTCATCCGCGAGGGGTACCGTTACCATACATCGGTTTTTATGCCCAAGAGCGCCTTTTTTCCAACCGAGTGGCGGGAGAAATTGGAGGAGTTCGATAAGAAAATCGGCTACCGTTTTGTGCTGCGGCAGATCCTGCTCCCCTTGGCCGTCCGGCGCGGCGAGCGGTTCACGATCGAGTGCTTCATCGACAACGTCGGCTGCGCACCGATCTACCGGCCGTACCGGCTCGCGTTACGGTTACGGCAGGCCGGCCGTGCGCAGATCATTCCCTTGAAGCAGGATATCCGCGGTTGGCTGCCCGGGCATCGCTGGTTCAGTGAGGCGCTCGTATTGCCGGGCCGACTCAAACCCGGTGAGGCCAATGTGGATCTGGCCATTATCGGTGACGATAGCCGGCCGCGAGTCTGGTTCGCTATCGAGAGTGAACAGGAGGACAACTGGCATGCCCTGACCTCCATCGAGGTCGCGATATGA
- a CDS encoding PQQ-binding-like beta-propeller repeat protein: protein MNTMLTKSVVGLACAILPWLALAADTGNQVRVEAPRASVAPPAVNNVCGFRGDGSGVFSKTRPPTLWGSEGNKNILWKTEVGRSQSSPVIGGNRVFVSAETDLLLCLDRATGKVAWKKDNGFESLPAEMKAVEKRPPSDSGCGYSAATPITDGQRVWASFGTGIVVCYDLDGKRQWVRYFDQTQVTQYGRSVSPLMAGGKLLVTVGFLMALDPATGKTIWECPEAVPSYGTPVAVRIAGVEVIITPKGDVIRVADGKVLGAGLAETPYSSPVVAQGVLYFGMPVQALRLPDKAEATSRLATIWEASDPGGDSFASPVVYDGIFYMVGNDGVLWAFEAATGKMWYRQELVNPGGGSGGPAGNFYPSLVVAGGNLLVANDAGQTIVVATGRVFKEVARNTLEEGSGASPVAVGAELFVRGGNLLYCLTSK, encoded by the coding sequence ATGAATACCATGCTGACCAAAAGCGTAGTAGGCCTCGCGTGCGCCATTTTGCCGTGGTTGGCCTTGGCTGCTGATACGGGAAATCAAGTTCGGGTGGAAGCACCGCGGGCTTCGGTAGCGCCACCCGCTGTCAATAATGTGTGTGGTTTCCGGGGTGACGGGTCCGGCGTATTCTCCAAGACTAGGCCACCAACCCTCTGGGGTAGCGAAGGGAATAAAAATATTCTGTGGAAGACCGAGGTGGGCCGCAGTCAATCTTCACCGGTAATTGGAGGCAATCGTGTCTTTGTATCGGCCGAGACAGATCTGTTGTTATGTCTTGACCGTGCGACGGGCAAGGTGGCGTGGAAGAAGGACAACGGTTTTGAGTCATTACCTGCTGAGATGAAAGCGGTCGAGAAACGCCCCCCTTCCGATTCAGGCTGTGGCTACAGTGCGGCCACGCCGATCACAGACGGCCAGCGCGTCTGGGCGTCCTTCGGAACGGGCATCGTGGTGTGCTACGACCTCGACGGCAAACGCCAGTGGGTCCGCTATTTTGACCAGACTCAGGTTACTCAATACGGCCGTAGCGTGTCGCCCCTGATGGCTGGCGGTAAGTTGCTGGTGACTGTCGGGTTCCTGATGGCGCTGGACCCGGCGACCGGAAAGACGATATGGGAGTGTCCTGAGGCTGTACCGTCTTATGGCACACCTGTCGCGGTGCGTATCGCCGGTGTGGAGGTGATTATCACCCCGAAAGGAGACGTCATTCGTGTGGCCGACGGCAAGGTGCTGGGGGCGGGCTTAGCCGAAACTCCGTACAGCAGCCCTGTCGTCGCTCAAGGGGTGTTATATTTCGGAATGCCGGTGCAGGCCCTGCGACTGCCGGACAAGGCGGAGGCGACCAGTCGCCTGGCAACCATTTGGGAAGCCTCCGATCCCGGGGGGGATTCTTTCGCTTCGCCGGTGGTTTATGATGGCATTTTCTATATGGTCGGTAATGACGGTGTGTTGTGGGCATTCGAGGCCGCCACCGGTAAGATGTGGTATCGGCAGGAGCTGGTGAACCCGGGCGGTGGCAGCGGTGGTCCGGCCGGCAACTTCTATCCCAGCCTCGTTGTGGCTGGTGGCAATCTGCTAGTAGCCAACGATGCCGGCCAGACTATCGTTGTTGCCACCGGGCGGGTCTTTAAGGAAGTCGCCCGCAATACTCTCGAAGAAGGCTCGGGGGCCTCGCCGGTGGCCGTCGGGGCAGAGTTGTTCGTGCGGGGCGGCAACCTGCTCTATTGTCTCACAAGTAAGTGA
- a CDS encoding PQQ-binding-like beta-propeller repeat protein, producing MINTLRTLLLIPLLMTLLVTSTNAEVMGWRGDGSGCYPTVNPPTHWGRISRDVAELSAQAGKPANDALPDKANAAPDGVLRHWLVLGPLPLADDAKTDEPIPDIAALTPEDGLKTTNLSWQAVTLDTDCMDLCQILKVPPDKKGFAAYAHTYIHSPSGRPVAFNLMTQGQGSYRVWLNGVQVYFSGKNVDMAPESRLVLNLKKGWNRLLILNAKTLATRQSWWIRGALFGDKGAEYDAHGIVWMTPTPSPGSSAPVIMGDRLFFSSESGSLTCVNKADGKPLWIRSLTYYDFATDEERKANPEIFAVLDPVAEKLKLIDQAEIMVPYKWPALEKDRRGSLENTLIRNMAKVSRTKYGPASSWGCEAGYTACNPVTDGERVYVLFGTGIIACYDRDGNRQWSRLLKHGCVEHGYTTSPLLIDGKLVVYFDNFNVLDAKTGAVLVERPHLMPNSIWLNHFHGTGCLLPAGSEKVIYYLNGEFRRLSDGVSLTLAPQTIAALKPENFTSLRANRIATPVSKNGIAYKIISNLGDVVAFKVLPLQGDTVTLEIVQQTPFNTDKFPYYYEPFYDATPLLYDGLLYCVNDFGVLTVVDPGKGEVVYQRLLDVDIFMPYNGGDGYLKGGASASPTLAGKYIYFFGNQGVCLVLEPGRTFKPVARNRVEFLVNADYHSRHQEATISAPIFEGGRLYYRGGGALYCIGQK from the coding sequence ATGATCAACACACTTCGCACTCTGCTCTTGATCCCACTCTTGATGACATTGCTGGTGACGTCGACAAACGCTGAGGTCATGGGCTGGCGCGGCGATGGTAGCGGCTGTTATCCCACCGTTAATCCCCCGACCCATTGGGGGCGCATTTCCAGGGATGTAGCCGAACTATCGGCACAGGCAGGAAAACCTGCCAATGACGCTCTGCCGGACAAGGCGAATGCGGCCCCTGATGGCGTGCTCCGCCATTGGCTGGTTCTGGGCCCCTTGCCGTTGGCCGACGACGCGAAAACCGATGAGCCCATTCCGGACATAGCGGCGTTGACTCCTGAAGATGGTTTGAAAACCACCAACCTGTCATGGCAGGCGGTTACACTCGACACCGATTGCATGGATCTCTGCCAAATTCTGAAGGTTCCGCCCGATAAAAAGGGCTTCGCGGCTTATGCGCACACCTACATCCACTCGCCCTCCGGGAGACCCGTTGCCTTCAACCTGATGACTCAGGGACAGGGCTCCTACCGGGTCTGGCTCAATGGCGTGCAGGTCTATTTCAGCGGAAAGAATGTGGATATGGCACCGGAAAGTCGCCTGGTCCTTAATCTTAAGAAAGGCTGGAACCGTCTCTTAATTCTTAATGCCAAGACGCTGGCGACACGGCAGAGTTGGTGGATCCGAGGCGCTTTATTCGGGGACAAGGGTGCCGAATACGATGCTCATGGTATCGTCTGGATGACTCCTACGCCGTCACCGGGCAGCAGCGCGCCGGTCATTATGGGCGACAGGCTGTTTTTTTCCTCTGAAAGCGGCAGTCTGACCTGCGTCAACAAGGCGGATGGCAAACCACTTTGGATCCGGTCGCTGACGTACTATGACTTTGCAACGGACGAGGAGCGAAAGGCGAATCCCGAAATTTTCGCAGTACTGGATCCGGTAGCCGAAAAACTTAAACTTATTGATCAGGCCGAGATAATGGTCCCATATAAATGGCCTGCCTTGGAGAAGGACCGGCGTGGCAGTCTGGAAAATACGCTTATAAGAAATATGGCCAAGGTGTCCCGTACCAAGTATGGCCCCGCGTCCAGCTGGGGGTGTGAGGCTGGCTACACAGCGTGCAACCCAGTAACGGACGGCGAACGGGTATATGTTCTTTTCGGGACTGGCATCATAGCCTGTTATGATCGCGATGGAAATCGTCAGTGGAGCCGGTTGTTGAAACACGGCTGCGTGGAACATGGCTATACGACATCACCGTTACTGATAGATGGCAAATTGGTGGTGTATTTTGACAACTTCAATGTACTGGATGCCAAAACCGGCGCGGTACTCGTGGAGCGACCCCATTTAATGCCAAATTCAATATGGCTAAATCATTTTCATGGTACTGGCTGTTTACTGCCCGCTGGTTCAGAGAAGGTGATCTACTATTTAAATGGAGAATTCCGGCGACTTTCTGACGGGGTATCGCTCACGCTCGCTCCTCAAACAATAGCCGCCTTGAAGCCGGAAAACTTCACCTCCCTCAGGGCCAACCGGATAGCAACGCCGGTGTCCAAAAACGGAATCGCCTATAAAATAATCAGCAATCTTGGTGATGTGGTGGCTTTCAAAGTTTTACCGCTCCAAGGTGATACGGTCACGCTCGAGATTGTCCAACAGACACCTTTCAACACGGATAAGTTTCCCTACTACTATGAGCCGTTCTATGATGCCACACCGCTGCTTTACGATGGGTTGCTTTACTGCGTGAACGATTTCGGGGTTCTGACGGTCGTGGACCCTGGCAAAGGGGAGGTTGTCTACCAACGGTTGCTCGATGTCGATATCTTCATGCCTTATAACGGTGGAGATGGATATCTGAAGGGCGGAGCCTCTGCCAGCCCCACACTAGCGGGCAAATACATCTATTTCTTTGGAAACCAGGGTGTCTGCCTGGTGCTGGAGCCGGGCCGTACGTTCAAGCCGGTCGCCCGCAATCGTGTGGAATTCCTGGTCAACGCCGACTACCACAGCCGACATCAGGAGGCTACTATTTCAGCCCCCATCTTCGAAGGCGGGCGCCTGTACTATCGGGGTGGAGGCGCGTTGTACTGCATAGGACAAAAATAG
- a CDS encoding PQQ-binding-like beta-propeller repeat protein produces the protein MTHSFHFFCHATSYRIRVLLFVIGSSVWVGGTQAAIPMDVNWPSWRGDGSGISDDTNLPVFWNATNHVAWRTPLPGEGSSSPIVCDGRVFLTASSDHGTNRLVLCLDARDGHLLWQRQFVAERIPETDPKAGYAPATPATDGRRLYVFFDSPGLMAFDLEGSRLWTLPLGPFKSPYNITASPVVFRDRVIQCCDHAGEAFILAADCVTGQVLWKTPRKASYQYGTPLLFKHGGEWQVIVGASIVRAYDPLNGRERWSCAGLSDCVAPSPVAGDDGLLYATSGRNGPSLAINPEGTGDVTETHIRMQVPTGGPYVPSPLFRSVLILPADDGVIRLISRDGVVRIAQRLHAHFTSSPILSGGNMYWTAENGDTYVLDASRLGDVEPTLRVVAVNPLGEKILASPAVAGSRLFIRTDKALYCLAGSGIAPGSGQTLPLAGLSFTELKQRFEAHPAADGDDIPVRLAVVNALFALGDVEAVTFLKTIAEKDPHWDVCEAAAKAISESNTPATIPALMGLSEDSRDYMKTIAAGGLGRLRVPMAVPALLAGVAHKKPIVRIARLQALAEIAMVPEVDPSPILAVLQAAMADKDGTVRLAAVRGFVTLVSRPGADRKPIVSALQACASDSNPLVSAAARDGLIHLQGSD, from the coding sequence TGCTGTTCGTGATCGGGAGTAGTGTATGGGTAGGGGGAACCCAGGCTGCCATTCCGATGGACGTCAACTGGCCCTCGTGGCGTGGCGACGGCTCGGGAATCAGTGACGATACCAACCTGCCTGTTTTCTGGAATGCGACAAACCATGTTGCCTGGCGAACCCCGCTGCCGGGTGAGGGAAGTTCTTCCCCGATTGTCTGCGACGGGCGTGTCTTTCTCACCGCCTCCTCCGACCACGGAACGAACAGGCTGGTATTATGCCTCGACGCACGCGATGGGCATCTGCTTTGGCAGCGGCAATTCGTCGCCGAACGGATTCCGGAGACCGACCCGAAAGCCGGCTATGCCCCCGCCACACCGGCAACGGATGGTCGCCGGTTGTATGTTTTCTTTGACTCGCCGGGCCTGATGGCTTTTGACCTGGAGGGCAGCCGGCTCTGGACTCTGCCTCTGGGCCCGTTCAAATCGCCCTATAACATTACGGCATCGCCTGTCGTGTTCCGCGATCGTGTGATTCAATGCTGCGATCATGCCGGCGAGGCGTTCATTCTGGCCGCCGACTGCGTTACAGGCCAGGTTCTTTGGAAAACGCCGCGCAAGGCGTCCTATCAGTACGGCACACCCCTGTTGTTCAAGCATGGGGGTGAATGGCAGGTGATCGTTGGAGCCTCCATCGTTAGGGCCTACGATCCCCTAAACGGGCGGGAACGCTGGTCATGTGCCGGTTTGTCCGATTGCGTGGCCCCCAGTCCCGTGGCTGGTGATGATGGACTGCTTTACGCCACCTCTGGGCGAAACGGCCCTTCTTTGGCCATCAACCCGGAGGGAACGGGGGATGTGACTGAAACCCATATCCGGATGCAGGTGCCGACGGGTGGACCGTATGTGCCTTCACCGTTGTTTCGTTCCGTGCTTATCCTGCCAGCGGATGATGGTGTGATCCGGCTGATTTCAAGAGACGGTGTAGTGCGCATTGCCCAACGCCTGCATGCGCACTTCACATCGTCGCCCATCCTGTCGGGCGGCAACATGTATTGGACGGCCGAAAACGGAGATACCTATGTACTGGATGCCAGCCGGTTGGGAGATGTTGAGCCGACGCTACGGGTGGTGGCCGTGAATCCGCTGGGGGAAAAGATCCTTGCCTCACCGGCTGTTGCCGGCAGCCGGCTGTTCATCCGCACGGACAAGGCGTTGTATTGCCTTGCGGGCTCCGGCATTGCGCCGGGCTCGGGGCAAACTCTCCCGCTCGCCGGGCTTAGCTTTACTGAACTGAAGCAGCGATTCGAGGCGCACCCGGCCGCAGATGGCGATGACATTCCCGTGCGTCTTGCGGTTGTGAATGCGCTTTTCGCCCTCGGGGACGTCGAGGCTGTCACATTCCTCAAGACGATCGCTGAAAAAGACCCGCACTGGGATGTCTGTGAGGCGGCGGCCAAGGCGATATCGGAGTCCAACACTCCTGCAACCATTCCCGCGTTGATGGGGCTTTCGGAGGACTCCCGGGACTATATGAAGACCATAGCGGCTGGCGGTTTGGGTCGACTTCGTGTGCCGATGGCCGTGCCAGCCTTGCTTGCTGGCGTGGCCCATAAGAAACCGATCGTCCGGATCGCACGCCTGCAGGCGTTGGCGGAAATTGCCATGGTCCCCGAAGTCGATCCCAGTCCAATCCTGGCCGTGCTGCAGGCGGCGATGGCCGACAAGGATGGAACGGTCCGTCTGGCGGCAGTGCGCGGTTTTGTCACCCTGGTCAGCCGCCCTGGTGCCGATCGCAAACCCATTGTATCAGCCCTGCAAGCCTGTGCGTCGGACTCCAATCCGTTAGTGAGCGCCGCAGCGCGGGATGGACTTATACATCTGCAAGGATCGGATTAA